The following proteins are encoded in a genomic region of Sulfurovum indicum:
- a CDS encoding DUF438 domain-containing protein, which yields MSEFLNNNRSPFEGQYPDGHPVRTYLEENLLIRTLINELRSLNIPEDLELFKELFNRLGKVELHFARKENQLFPYLEKHGWTSPSQNMWAFHDQIREEIKETRRAIESNDIVTLMMNSQQVFHSLEHIMQVEEGRLLPNAMRLLSEEEWKEFKEGDREIGWMFDTPPTPYPEDAYVHPGEDTKRKKLPFGIEDKTHYDEGYLTPEQVNSIFRILPVDITYVNEHDQVVFYNRGEDRVFPRSAGIIGREVKFCHPPKSVDQVLRILEEFKAGRQDLAEFWIQFKGKFIHIQYFAVRDNDGTYRGVIEMSQDVTHVRELEGEQRLLDWDS from the coding sequence ATGAGTGAATTTTTAAACAACAACCGCTCTCCTTTTGAAGGGCAGTATCCGGACGGACATCCAGTCCGTACCTACCTGGAAGAGAATCTTCTTATCAGAACGCTTATCAATGAACTTCGATCTCTCAATATACCGGAAGATCTTGAATTGTTCAAAGAGCTATTCAACAGACTTGGAAAGGTGGAGCTTCACTTTGCACGTAAAGAGAATCAGCTCTTCCCCTACCTTGAAAAACATGGGTGGACAAGTCCTTCCCAGAATATGTGGGCATTTCATGACCAGATAAGAGAAGAGATCAAAGAGACAAGAAGAGCTATAGAATCAAATGACATTGTAACTCTTATGATGAACTCCCAGCAGGTATTTCACTCTTTGGAGCATATTATGCAGGTAGAAGAAGGACGACTTCTTCCCAATGCCATGCGTTTGCTCAGCGAAGAGGAGTGGAAGGAATTTAAAGAGGGAGACAGAGAGATAGGCTGGATGTTCGATACTCCGCCAACCCCTTACCCTGAAGATGCGTATGTCCATCCGGGAGAGGATACAAAACGTAAAAAACTTCCTTTCGGTATAGAAGACAAGACACATTATGACGAGGGGTATCTCACACCCGAACAGGTAAACTCCATCTTCAGGATCCTTCCTGTGGACATTACTTATGTCAATGAACATGACCAGGTGGTATTTTACAATCGCGGAGAGGACAGGGTTTTCCCCAGAAGTGCAGGTATTATTGGACGTGAAGTAAAGTTCTGTCATCCGCCCAAAAGTGTAGACCAGGTCCTGAGGATCCTTGAAGAGTTCAAGGCAGGGAGACAAGACCTTGCAGAGTTCTGGATCCAGTTCAAAGGAAAATTCATTCATATTCAGTACTTTGCAGTCAGAGACAACGACGGAACTTACCGCGGAGTCATTGAGATGAGTCAGGATGTGACCCATGTGCGTGAACTGGAAGGAGAACAGCGTCTGCTTGACTGGGATTCGTAA
- a CDS encoding DUF4405 domain-containing protein, producing MRKITSLTLALSFLLMTYTGIMLFLCPHGRVAYWWDWHFLGLTKSQYGDLHTTSMIVFILFGILHIYYNWKPIVSYLKDRRKKLSFTKKEFLIALGINMVFVIGTLVLVQPFKSFLDFEEAIKESWTKSYGEPPYGHAEETKLNIFCRKMNIDIDQAKEILHKHKIDFKESESLKTIARRNSMAPSMIYELIRPSAMGSVDNVPARLGRKTLQELGNMNKIDLKEAIERLEEKGVEDVSEKSRIKNLADELDMTPLELYQFLREEK from the coding sequence ATGAGAAAAATTACATCATTGACATTGGCACTTTCGTTTCTGCTTATGACCTATACAGGCATAATGCTTTTTCTGTGTCCACACGGAAGAGTGGCATACTGGTGGGACTGGCACTTTTTAGGATTGACAAAGAGTCAGTATGGCGACCTGCATACAACCTCTATGATTGTCTTTATACTGTTTGGTATATTACATATCTACTACAATTGGAAACCGATCGTTAGTTATCTGAAAGATCGCCGAAAAAAGCTCTCTTTTACAAAAAAAGAGTTTCTGATTGCATTGGGTATCAACATGGTATTTGTCATCGGAACATTGGTATTGGTGCAGCCGTTTAAATCTTTTCTGGATTTTGAAGAAGCAATTAAAGAGAGTTGGACAAAGAGCTATGGAGAGCCTCCTTACGGACACGCAGAAGAGACAAAACTGAATATCTTTTGTAGAAAAATGAATATAGATATTGATCAGGCAAAAGAGATTTTACACAAACATAAGATTGATTTTAAAGAGAGTGAATCTCTTAAGACTATTGCACGAAGAAACAGTATGGCACCAAGTATGATATATGAACTTATCAGACCCAGTGCTATGGGGTCAGTCGATAATGTTCCTGCAAGATTAGGAAGAAAGACGCTTCAGGAGTTAGGCAATATGAACAAGATAGATCTCAAGGAGGCTATTGAACGTTTGGAAGAGAAAGGTGTAGAAGATGTTTCTGAAAAAAGCAGGATCAAAAATCTTGCGGATGAGTTGGATATGACTCCACTGGAGCTGTATCAGTTCTTAAGAGAAGAGAAATGA